In the Abditibacteriota bacterium genome, one interval contains:
- a CDS encoding family 78 glycoside hydrolase catalytic domain has protein sequence MDITQMTINRGFDIGIDSPCFDLEWRCDGAARGRAAIVDRLTGEQIWAESFSPAGCALRCAAPLKERRPYLVILSLYDGEDRLLARRELPFSTGLFEGQLSFEYAKWISAYEKDEIEVYKNTSGWGTWGKNELIDYDPDQDRSYLYAKDIAIDKKVAYAQTNICSLGYHELYINGEKAGDGVLEPGFTGFDKRALYRSYDITDCLKKTNRLIVWMGNGLYNSSCMDTWGFHNARWRGNTKFIMLTDIYFEDGSHTAVVSDDSFCCASSYIEYQNLRAGERHDMTQKAFCGAWAGSLEDWRPVFAHAFNHPCITAQRQPAIRERDTVLPCGLAGTEDDLWVKFPVNMAGWAELRLKGEKGRNVTLEFRERGPYDWHGREVGCDESHLLALVKGGFQRWTVKLSGEEDLCKPKFTYYGFQYIHITGLGYIPALSDIRGIMVHTDLQGAGRFDCSWDRGKQLHRIACRTFLNNYHSVPTDCPHREKNGWTADGWMAAEYGMLNFDMKEAYKKWLTDMADDQYPDGNMSGIVPNPDWEICNMRLFDTQWTGAVIALMKYYDRYYGDTELLGKMWPCMTAYMDYAESKMTDWLYEEGSVMGLGDWVEVPAKDGPRTDVLFCNTCFMYVLNLYMAELAGRLGYDQTRYIEHGQLIKKALNDRYLREDGTYFEDSQTALVMGILFDIIPSELRPRAEEALVRSLSQNGFNTGLTGVKYVFDCLAGMGRNDLVKALLDRDEYPSYGYMLKNGATTVWETWDGGVSHDHPMLGAYDAWLIKNVGGIDYSRGRLKVAIPPRSLGIEWADTEYQAAEGRICVKYRYGADGLKVKLTVPEGIACRFTAAGETRCLEGGAYEMTF, from the coding sequence ATGGACATCACACAAATGACTATCAACAGGGGCTTTGATATCGGTATCGATTCCCCCTGCTTTGATCTGGAATGGCGCTGCGACGGCGCTGCCCGGGGCCGCGCCGCCATAGTTGACCGGCTGACGGGCGAGCAGATATGGGCAGAGTCCTTCAGTCCGGCGGGCTGCGCCCTGCGCTGCGCAGCTCCCCTGAAGGAGCGCAGGCCCTACCTGGTCATCCTCAGCCTGTATGACGGTGAAGACAGGCTGCTGGCCCGGCGGGAGCTGCCCTTTTCCACCGGCCTCTTTGAGGGACAGCTGTCCTTTGAATACGCCAAATGGATCAGCGCCTACGAAAAGGATGAGATAGAGGTCTATAAAAACACCTCGGGCTGGGGGACCTGGGGCAAAAACGAGCTGATAGACTACGATCCGGATCAGGACAGGAGCTATCTGTATGCAAAGGATATCGCCATAGACAAAAAGGTCGCCTATGCCCAGACAAATATCTGCTCCCTGGGATACCACGAGCTGTATATCAACGGCGAAAAGGCGGGCGACGGAGTGCTGGAGCCGGGCTTCACGGGGTTTGACAAGAGAGCTCTGTATCGCTCCTATGATATCACGGACTGCCTGAAGAAAACGAACAGGCTCATAGTCTGGATGGGCAACGGGCTGTACAACTCTTCGTGCATGGATACCTGGGGCTTTCACAACGCCCGCTGGAGAGGCAACACCAAGTTTATCATGCTGACGGACATATATTTTGAGGACGGCAGCCATACCGCGGTGGTCAGCGACGACAGCTTTTGCTGCGCTTCAAGCTATATAGAATATCAGAACCTGCGGGCCGGGGAAAGGCACGACATGACCCAAAAGGCCTTTTGCGGCGCCTGGGCGGGCAGCCTTGAGGACTGGCGGCCTGTGTTTGCGCACGCCTTCAATCATCCCTGCATCACAGCCCAGAGGCAGCCTGCCATCAGGGAGCGCGACACGGTGCTGCCCTGCGGCCTGGCGGGCACCGAGGATGACCTGTGGGTGAAGTTTCCCGTGAATATGGCCGGCTGGGCCGAGCTCAGGCTGAAGGGTGAAAAGGGAAGGAACGTGACCCTGGAATTCAGGGAAAGAGGCCCCTATGACTGGCACGGACGGGAGGTGGGCTGCGATGAATCCCATCTGTTGGCGCTGGTCAAGGGAGGCTTTCAGCGCTGGACCGTCAAGCTGTCCGGCGAAGAAGACCTGTGCAAGCCCAAATTCACCTATTACGGCTTTCAGTACATACATATCACCGGCCTGGGCTATATCCCGGCCCTTTCCGACATCAGAGGTATTATGGTGCACACGGATCTGCAGGGAGCCGGACGTTTTGACTGCTCCTGGGACAGGGGCAAACAGCTGCACCGGATCGCCTGCCGCACCTTTCTCAACAACTACCATTCCGTGCCTACCGATTGTCCCCACAGGGAAAAGAACGGCTGGACCGCCGACGGCTGGATGGCTGCCGAATACGGCATGCTGAACTTTGACATGAAGGAGGCCTACAAAAAGTGGCTCACGGATATGGCGGACGACCAGTATCCCGACGGCAATATGTCGGGCATCGTGCCCAATCCCGACTGGGAGATATGTAATATGCGCCTCTTTGATACTCAGTGGACCGGAGCCGTGATCGCTCTCATGAAGTATTATGACAGGTATTACGGGGACACAGAGCTGCTCGGGAAAATGTGGCCGTGCATGACCGCCTATATGGATTATGCCGAAAGCAAAATGACGGACTGGCTGTATGAAGAAGGCTCGGTCATGGGCCTTGGGGACTGGGTAGAGGTGCCCGCCAAGGACGGACCCCGGACCGACGTGCTGTTTTGCAACACCTGCTTCATGTACGTGCTCAACCTGTATATGGCGGAGCTGGCCGGACGGCTGGGCTATGATCAGACCCGCTATATAGAACACGGACAACTGATAAAGAAGGCTCTGAACGACAGGTATCTCAGAGAAGACGGCACCTATTTTGAGGACAGTCAGACGGCTCTGGTGATGGGCATACTCTTTGACATCATTCCCTCAGAGCTGCGCCCCCGGGCAGAGGAGGCTCTGGTCCGGTCCCTCAGTCAAAACGGCTTCAATACAGGCCTCACCGGAGTAAAATACGTATTTGATTGTCTGGCCGGGATGGGCCGCAACGACCTGGTAAAGGCCCTGCTGGACAGGGACGAATATCCCTCCTATGGCTATATGCTGAAAAACGGGGCCACTACCGTGTGGGAAACCTGGGACGGAGGCGTGTCCCACGATCACCCCATGTTAGGAGCCTATGACGCCTGGCTCATAAAAAACGTGGGCGGCATTGATTACAGCCGCGGCAGGCTCAAGGTGGCCATTCCGCCCAGGAGCCTGGGCATAGAGTGGGCAGACACGGAATACCAGGCCGCCGAAGGCAGGATATGCGTGAAATACCGCTACGGCGCCGACGGCCTGAAGGTGAAGCTCACGGTGCCGGAGGGGATCGCGTGCCGCTTCACTGCGGCAGGAGAGACCCGCTGCCTCGAAGGCGGGGCGTATGAGATGACCTTCTGA
- a CDS encoding family 78 glycoside hydrolase catalytic domain, whose product MQINKTDDGLFVRGRFSPAAKWLCASREPRVDTLPNTAGWGTVGSYELVNEDKDEDRSYIFVRDFDLQDAPAEGSLTICALGYYEVYLNGKKLGDRALSPGFTVYHKRGLFNTYDLTGLLQRRNRLTVMTGNGFYNQSTPDTFGFHNAPWRAKARFICELTVTCAGGERETIVSDGSFVMHPSFIVYQNIRSGETFDMRQKQYCGEYMGPVSGWEQAVDVNEYDDFALDNITEEAMPPIRKCGFVEPCAIGGDDQRCVVKFPVNMTGWINIRLKGEKGREAALLFVERDPFEWHAPDLKPEHINQFHVRKEFQTWRIILSGEEDVCEPHFTYYGFQYVVITGLGYVPELRDIRGIFVHTDLRPVLDFRCSEPILNRLHGLVPRTFLNNYHSIPTDCPHREKNGYTGDGWITCEYAMYNFDMREAYKKWLADIADDQQPDGNLSGIVPNCDWETCNKRVFDILWSGGGMMLMKHYNDFYGDRELLSYMWEHLERYMDYVDARTKDCLSNVAFLGDWLEPGADFGVRRTDPPLTNGVLYTAYNRIMAEFAKELGRDAGKWTRRAETARAAVCAKYFPSEEALCDCSQTALAIALELDILPQSLRKKAEEALLMALEKENMHIATGLLGTRYIFDALTHMGRGDLAAGLLRQTDFPSFGYMLKNGATTLWESWEGHISLDHPMMGSFDAWLIKTVGGIRYTRGNTVLRIPDGSLGLKWAETSYQSPEGLISLRWQYDKSAVRVRLETPAGMKCRLEWPTGAMDTEGGLQELTLNI is encoded by the coding sequence ATGCAAATCAACAAGACGGATGACGGCCTTTTTGTCCGTGGCCGGTTTTCTCCTGCTGCAAAATGGCTGTGCGCTTCCCGGGAGCCCCGGGTGGATACCCTGCCCAACACCGCGGGCTGGGGCACTGTGGGCTCCTACGAACTGGTAAACGAAGACAAGGACGAAGACAGATCGTATATATTTGTCAGGGATTTTGACCTGCAGGACGCTCCCGCGGAGGGTTCCCTCACTATCTGCGCTCTGGGCTATTATGAAGTGTATCTGAACGGGAAAAAGCTGGGAGACAGAGCGCTCTCCCCGGGCTTTACCGTCTATCACAAGAGAGGCCTTTTCAACACCTACGACCTGACGGGGCTGCTGCAGCGGCGCAACCGGCTCACCGTGATGACAGGCAACGGCTTTTACAACCAGAGCACTCCGGACACCTTTGGCTTTCACAACGCGCCCTGGAGGGCAAAGGCCAGGTTCATATGCGAGCTCACGGTGACCTGCGCCGGCGGCGAACGGGAGACCATCGTCAGCGACGGTTCTTTTGTCATGCATCCCTCCTTTATCGTGTATCAGAATATCCGTTCCGGCGAGACCTTTGACATGAGGCAAAAGCAGTATTGCGGCGAATATATGGGGCCGGTGTCCGGCTGGGAGCAGGCCGTGGACGTCAACGAATACGATGATTTTGCTCTGGACAACATCACGGAGGAAGCCATGCCCCCCATCCGGAAATGCGGCTTTGTGGAGCCCTGCGCCATAGGGGGCGACGATCAGAGATGCGTGGTGAAGTTTCCGGTGAATATGACCGGCTGGATCAATATCAGGCTGAAGGGCGAAAAGGGCAGAGAGGCTGCGCTCTTGTTTGTGGAGAGGGATCCCTTTGAGTGGCACGCTCCCGATCTGAAGCCCGAGCACATCAATCAGTTTCACGTGCGCAAGGAGTTTCAGACCTGGCGTATCATCCTGTCGGGAGAGGAAGACGTGTGCGAGCCCCATTTCACCTATTACGGCTTTCAGTATGTGGTGATCACCGGCCTGGGCTATGTCCCCGAGCTGCGGGATATAAGAGGCATATTTGTGCACACGGACCTGCGGCCCGTGTTGGACTTCAGGTGCTCGGAGCCTATACTGAACCGTCTGCACGGCCTGGTGCCCCGCACCTTTCTCAACAACTATCACTCCATCCCCACGGACTGTCCCCACAGGGAAAAGAACGGCTACACCGGCGACGGCTGGATCACCTGCGAATACGCCATGTATAATTTTGACATGAGAGAGGCCTACAAAAAATGGCTGGCGGACATAGCGGACGATCAGCAGCCCGACGGCAATTTGTCGGGCATAGTGCCCAACTGCGACTGGGAGACCTGCAACAAGAGGGTGTTTGACATTCTCTGGAGCGGCGGCGGCATGATGCTCATGAAGCACTACAACGACTTTTACGGCGACAGAGAGCTGCTCTCCTATATGTGGGAGCATCTGGAGCGCTATATGGACTACGTGGACGCCCGGACAAAGGATTGCCTCTCCAACGTGGCTTTTCTGGGCGACTGGCTGGAGCCGGGAGCGGATTTCGGAGTCCGGAGGACCGATCCGCCCCTGACAAACGGCGTTCTTTATACCGCCTACAACCGCATCATGGCGGAGTTTGCCAAGGAGCTGGGCCGGGACGCCGGCAAGTGGACCCGGCGGGCGGAGACGGCCCGGGCTGCGGTGTGCGCCAAATACTTCCCCTCGGAGGAGGCTCTGTGTGACTGCAGCCAGACGGCTCTGGCCATCGCTCTGGAGCTGGACATCCTGCCGCAGAGCCTGCGAAAAAAGGCGGAGGAAGCCCTGCTCATGGCTCTGGAAAAGGAAAACATGCACATAGCCACGGGCCTGCTGGGCACGAGATATATCTTTGACGCTCTCACCCATATGGGCCGGGGCGATCTGGCTGCGGGTCTGCTGCGGCAGACAGACTTTCCGTCCTTTGGCTATATGCTGAAAAACGGCGCCACTACCCTCTGGGAAAGCTGGGAGGGGCATATATCTCTGGACCATCCTATGATGGGCTCCTTTGACGCCTGGCTCATAAAGACCGTGGGCGGCATAAGATATACCCGGGGGAACACGGTCCTCAGGATCCCGGACGGGAGTCTGGGGTTAAAATGGGCGGAGACGAGCTATCAGTCTCCGGAGGGACTCATCAGCCTCCGGTGGCAATATGACAAGAGCGCCGTCAGGGTCCGCCTGGAGACCCCTGCCGGCATGAAATGCCGCCTGGAGTGGCCGACGGGGGCCATGGATACGGAGGGCGGCCTGCAAGAGCTGACGCTGAATATATGA
- a CDS encoding lipid A biosynthesis acyltransferase, with product RQQYTQMVNDAIEAEIRRYPAGWLWIHDRWKQD from the coding sequence ACAGACAACAATATACTCAGATGGTCAACGACGCCATTGAGGCCGAAATAAGGCGGTATCCTGCCGGCTGGCTGTGGATACATGACCGCTGGAAGCAGGATTGA
- a CDS encoding transglutaminase domain-containing protein, which translates to MWKKIQTCHLELLDGRVLTYWGDGNDTPDIHWTTDEFLTSRHGRCHHWMLFFVDLLRSQGIDANYNDNEPFSIFPNPNRQYEYIHGHGVVFSDSGIVRSVKLEQKASRYQGGGHPDLADFQDHVINIYDGNYYDATCGAGPYEESQSGFLQYLRENVRITSGDLVCQGDNLVIEDFYSSYYPINE; encoded by the coding sequence ATGTGGAAGAAGATACAGACATGCCATTTAGAGTTGTTGGATGGTCGTGTGCTGACCTATTGGGGAGACGGAAACGACACGCCGGATATTCACTGGACTACCGATGAGTTTTTGACTTCCAGGCACGGCCGATGTCATCATTGGATGTTGTTCTTTGTGGATCTTCTGAGAAGCCAGGGGATAGACGCAAACTATAATGACAATGAGCCTTTTAGTATATTTCCGAACCCCAATAGACAGTATGAGTATATACACGGTCATGGTGTTGTTTTCTCTGACAGCGGCATAGTGCGCTCTGTAAAACTGGAGCAGAAAGCTTCACGTTATCAGGGAGGCGGTCATCCAGATCTGGCAGATTTTCAAGACCATGTGATCAATATCTATGACGGCAACTATTACGACGCGACTTGCGGCGCAGGGCCTTATGAAGAAAGCCAATCCGGCTTTTTGCAATATCTGCGGGAAAACGTCCGTATCACGTCCGGAGACTTGGTGTGCCAGGGCGATAATCTGGTCATAGAAGACTTTTATTCTTCATATTACCCAATAAATGAATAA
- a CDS encoding metallophosphoesterase produces the protein MKRFSNAILDFAIACREAQGPGTLSFLWSADTHFQRTDNHVWGADPELIEEVCDIANLTDTDFVTVAGDLVNGYYDLTHQKRDLFELCRLMRQRCKAPLMLTMGNHDDNAWYSSGEASRKDYGGTEHVLCKERWYSIALGSSIDDFVYDEANPWGGWYYKDFKRSKIRVIVLTTTDLPYIENPDKSLRYYGQWTYGFRQQQLEWLADKGLRFDEEGWAVITITHVSYAALALAIPGEKLPYNSEIVCGLLDCFKRRTRGRFEGANPDFPARISCDFGNNPSNEFIASFNGHIHSDLQSEENGILSLSTEDLVGHKAFDIVTIDRGGRQIICKKYNDGPRPERDRLIRY, from the coding sequence ATGAAACGTTTTTCCAATGCCATTCTGGACTTTGCCATCGCCTGCAGAGAAGCGCAGGGACCGGGCACACTGTCCTTTTTGTGGTCCGCAGACACTCATTTCCAGAGGACGGACAATCACGTCTGGGGCGCCGACCCCGAGCTCATAGAGGAGGTCTGCGACATAGCGAACCTGACGGACACGGACTTTGTGACCGTGGCCGGCGACCTGGTCAACGGCTACTATGACCTGACCCATCAGAAGCGGGATCTCTTTGAGCTGTGCCGGCTGATGAGGCAGCGCTGCAAGGCGCCTCTCATGCTCACCATGGGCAATCATGACGACAACGCCTGGTATTCCAGCGGCGAGGCCTCCCGCAAGGACTACGGAGGCACGGAGCACGTGCTCTGCAAGGAGCGCTGGTATTCCATAGCCCTGGGCAGCAGCATAGACGATTTTGTATATGACGAGGCCAACCCCTGGGGCGGCTGGTATTACAAGGATTTCAAGCGGTCAAAGATCAGGGTCATAGTGCTCACCACCACCGACCTGCCCTATATAGAGAACCCGGACAAGAGCCTGAGGTATTACGGCCAGTGGACCTACGGCTTCAGGCAGCAGCAGCTGGAGTGGCTGGCCGACAAGGGCCTGAGGTTTGACGAGGAAGGCTGGGCGGTGATCACCATCACCCACGTCAGCTACGCCGCCCTGGCCCTGGCCATACCGGGTGAAAAGCTGCCCTACAACTCGGAGATAGTCTGCGGCCTCCTGGACTGCTTCAAACGCCGGACCCGGGGACGCTTTGAGGGGGCCAACCCCGATTTTCCCGCCCGGATATCCTGCGACTTCGGCAACAATCCGTCAAACGAGTTCATAGCCTCCTTCAACGGACACATCCACTCCGACCTGCAGTCGGAGGAAAACGGCATCCTGTCTCTGAGCACCGAAGATCTGGTGGGACACAAGGCCTTTGATATAGTCACCATAGACCGGGGCGGACGGCAGATCATCTGCAAAAAATACAACGATGGGCCCAGGCCCGAAAGAGACAGGCTCATACGGTATTGA
- a CDS encoding metallophosphoesterase, whose protein sequence is MAGIFFTLALALPSFADGRFQREFGLVRSGESLSFVWASDLHYRSRILYNYGVTPAGLRAIVRETDRSGADFLALTGDLVHGFDPADRLTGDLGEIRSILAECSAPALVLMGNHDDGSYYLKGGRRGSMLTEKDFFGALGMPQYGRGYYFADFPRSRIRVICLNSSDTPRQALPDGSYEHYPIDYYAFGQEQLRWLALEALRLEKGWAAVILTHVDTSHVSPTAEQSGFDTACAILDAFRAGSRVSLGEGPEADFGDYPSRELIGVFAGHIHKKQIKTVRGVAHIIQGCAFGRYPDFTGVTINRSERRILLTDSAGNTDTVNF, encoded by the coding sequence TTGGCAGGCATTTTCTTTACCCTGGCGCTGGCCCTTCCCTCCTTTGCGGACGGCCGCTTTCAAAGGGAGTTCGGCCTGGTCCGCAGCGGTGAAAGCCTGTCCTTCGTGTGGGCCTCCGACCTGCATTACAGGAGCAGGATCCTGTACAACTACGGCGTCACCCCGGCGGGCCTCAGGGCCATAGTCCGGGAGACCGACCGGTCCGGCGCCGACTTTCTGGCCCTGACGGGCGACCTGGTCCACGGCTTTGATCCGGCGGACAGACTGACCGGGGACCTGGGGGAAATACGGAGCATACTGGCAGAGTGCAGCGCGCCGGCGCTGGTCCTTATGGGCAACCATGACGATGGCTCCTATTATCTGAAAGGCGGGCGCCGGGGCAGCATGCTGACGGAGAAGGATTTTTTCGGCGCTCTGGGCATGCCGCAGTATGGGAGAGGCTACTATTTCGCCGACTTCCCCCGAAGCAGGATCCGGGTCATCTGTCTCAATTCGTCGGACACGCCCAGACAGGCGCTGCCGGACGGGAGCTATGAGCATTATCCCATAGACTACTATGCCTTCGGGCAGGAGCAGCTCCGGTGGCTGGCCCTGGAAGCGCTGCGGCTGGAAAAGGGCTGGGCGGCGGTGATACTCACCCACGTGGACACGAGCCACGTCTCTCCCACCGCGGAGCAAAGCGGCTTTGACACGGCATGCGCCATTCTCGACGCCTTCAGGGCGGGCTCAAGGGTGTCCCTGGGTGAAGGTCCGGAGGCGGATTTTGGCGACTACCCCTCCCGGGAGCTCATAGGAGTCTTTGCCGGCCACATCCACAAAAAGCAGATCAAGACAGTCCGGGGAGTGGCCCACATCATACAGGGCTGCGCCTTCGGCAGGTATCCCGATTTCACGGGAGTGACGATAAACCGCAGCGAAAGACGCATATTGCTGACAGACAGCGCAGGCAACACCGACACGGTGAATTTTTAA
- a CDS encoding Gfo/Idh/MocA family oxidoreductase, with amino-acid sequence MTNKLKVAIVGAGGISEVHIAGYKALDNVELYALCDINEERLREKGARHGVTRLFTDEAEMLKALPEIDAVSVTTWNSQHAPCTIMALEAGKHVICEKPMAMNAKEAAAMEAAAKKAGKLLMIGFVRRFGNDCAVLKDFIDSGDFGEIYYAKANYTRRNGCPGGWFGDKSRSGGGPLIDLGVHVIDLVRYLIGNPQPVSVYGATFDKLKDRPGIKSLTAGYTAADAGTEKPKFDVEDLATALVRFDNGAVLHVEAAFSMNIPHDKGIIELYGTKSGAVLDPELAIYTEQNNYLTNVTMAGSTALSFTGLFENEIAHFVRCITDGIPCRNPAEDGVALMKILDAVYESAATGHEVIIK; translated from the coding sequence ATGACGAACAAACTGAAAGTAGCCATCGTAGGAGCCGGCGGCATCTCCGAGGTGCATATCGCGGGCTATAAGGCCCTGGACAACGTGGAGCTGTATGCCCTGTGCGACATCAACGAAGAGCGCCTCAGGGAAAAGGGCGCCCGCCACGGCGTGACCCGCCTGTTTACCGACGAAGCCGAGATGCTGAAGGCCCTTCCGGAGATAGACGCCGTCAGCGTGACCACCTGGAACTCCCAGCACGCCCCCTGCACCATCATGGCCCTGGAAGCGGGCAAGCACGTGATCTGCGAAAAGCCTATGGCCATGAACGCCAAGGAAGCCGCCGCCATGGAAGCCGCCGCCAAAAAGGCGGGCAAGCTGCTGATGATCGGCTTTGTGCGCCGCTTCGGCAACGACTGCGCCGTACTGAAGGACTTCATTGACTCCGGCGACTTTGGCGAGATCTATTATGCCAAGGCCAACTACACCCGCAGAAACGGCTGCCCCGGAGGCTGGTTCGGAGACAAATCCCGCTCCGGCGGAGGCCCCCTCATAGACCTGGGAGTCCACGTCATAGACCTGGTGCGCTACCTCATAGGCAACCCCCAGCCGGTCAGCGTTTACGGCGCCACCTTTGACAAGCTCAAGGACCGGCCCGGCATCAAATCCCTGACGGCGGGCTACACCGCCGCCGACGCGGGGACGGAAAAGCCCAAGTTTGACGTGGAAGACCTGGCCACCGCCCTGGTCCGTTTTGACAACGGAGCGGTCCTGCACGTGGAGGCGGCCTTCAGCATGAACATCCCCCACGACAAGGGCATCATCGAGCTCTACGGCACCAAGTCCGGCGCCGTGCTGGACCCCGAGCTGGCCATATACACAGAGCAGAACAACTATCTGACCAACGTGACCATGGCAGGCAGCACGGCCCTGAGCTTTACGGGCCTCTTTGAAAACGAGATAGCCCACTTTGTGCGCTGTATCACCGACGGCATCCCCTGCCGCAACCCGGCGGAGGACGGCGTGGCGCTGATGAAGATACTCGACGCGGTATATGAATCCGCCGCCACCGGCCACGAAGTCATCATCAAATAG
- a CDS encoding metallophosphoesterase: MKILLTSDIHDCHLDWYGTATDARLRQWAADICREHEAAPLDMILMLGDYALDFWFDGGSFVRRGESRTKHFLDTYVTLLPKVPIYMIPGNHEQYSPEKWREITGSERYLTVTKGNAMFIMTDSYAGDLGPAEDSDGTYVPVDCAWVKEQLKRHDCEHVFICTHGFEIPRETDEFRELVKNESRIKCLFQGHYHLSSVIDLGPDWGGKKILQTGNYSYTSDPGGPEASFWGYRLLDIDKSRLSSEYVMCACDFIYKDQKMHIDRHSVDCWNN; the protein is encoded by the coding sequence GTGAAGATCCTTCTTACCTCAGACATCCACGACTGCCATCTGGATTGGTATGGCACGGCCACGGACGCCAGGCTCAGACAGTGGGCCGCCGACATCTGCAGGGAGCACGAAGCGGCTCCCCTGGACATGATACTCATGCTGGGCGACTACGCTCTGGACTTTTGGTTTGACGGCGGGTCCTTCGTCCGCCGGGGCGAGTCCCGGACGAAGCATTTTCTGGACACCTACGTGACCCTGCTGCCCAAGGTGCCCATATATATGATCCCCGGCAACCACGAGCAGTATTCTCCGGAAAAATGGCGGGAGATCACCGGCTCCGAGAGGTATCTCACGGTGACCAAAGGCAACGCCATGTTCATCATGACCGACTCCTACGCCGGCGACCTGGGTCCCGCGGAGGATAGCGACGGCACCTACGTCCCCGTGGACTGCGCCTGGGTGAAGGAGCAGCTGAAGAGGCATGACTGCGAGCACGTGTTTATCTGCACCCACGGCTTTGAGATACCCCGGGAAACCGACGAGTTCAGAGAGCTGGTGAAAAACGAAAGCCGCATCAAGTGTCTGTTTCAGGGACACTATCACCTGTCTTCGGTCATAGACCTGGGCCCGGACTGGGGCGGCAAAAAGATACTCCAGACCGGCAATTACTCCTACACCAGCGACCCGGGCGGCCCGGAGGCGAGCTTTTGGGGCTACAGGCTCCTGGATATAGACAAGAGCAGGCTCTCCAGCGAATACGTGATGTGCGCCTGCGATTTCATATACAAAGACCAGAAAATGCATATCGACAGACATTCTGTGGATTGCTGGAATAATTAA